In Streptomyces sp. NBC_00448, the following are encoded in one genomic region:
- a CDS encoding phosphatase PAP2 family protein has protein sequence MTYPWKEWDRALFSAVAGRNWPGAEPVLPRLSRIANHGRLWFGIAAGMAAVGGPNGRKAALRGVGSLALASLTVNTLGKGAVRRARPLLDAVPVIRQLQRQPVTTSFPSGHAASAAAFAAGVAAQSGAWGAAVAPVAASVAFSRVYTGVHYPSDVVVGAALGAGAALAVRALLPVQRRPRPGTPARAPRLADGRGLHVVANTASGPPPLLSTPAERIAAALPEAAVAECTEDDDLVELLERAARSAAREGGALGVCGGDGTVREAAAVALRHRLPLAVFPGGTRNHFAADLGLLSVELTAAAVAAGQASRVDVARTTGAGGDTGGAAPFLNTFSIGAYPDLVRVRERWSRRVGSWPASVLAAVHVLRTCEPVDVVVNGRPRSVWLLFAGNCRYSSWGPAPVRRRDLADGLLDVRMVDGGPFARTRMLGAALTGALTSSPVYTTAAVPRLRVRVPGAGVHLACDGEVAAAPGEMLLDKSPGGLVVYRA, from the coding sequence ATGACGTATCCGTGGAAGGAATGGGATCGGGCGCTGTTCTCGGCGGTGGCCGGGCGGAACTGGCCGGGGGCGGAGCCCGTGCTGCCGCGGCTGAGCCGGATCGCGAACCACGGGCGGTTGTGGTTCGGGATCGCCGCGGGGATGGCGGCGGTGGGCGGCCCGAACGGCCGCAAGGCCGCGCTGCGGGGCGTGGGGTCGCTGGCACTGGCCTCGTTGACGGTGAACACGCTGGGGAAGGGCGCGGTGCGCAGGGCGCGTCCGCTGCTGGACGCGGTGCCGGTGATCAGGCAGTTGCAGCGGCAGCCGGTCACGACGTCGTTCCCGTCCGGCCACGCCGCCTCCGCCGCCGCGTTCGCCGCGGGGGTGGCCGCGCAGTCGGGCGCGTGGGGCGCGGCGGTGGCGCCGGTCGCGGCGAGCGTGGCGTTCTCCCGGGTCTACACCGGTGTGCACTACCCGAGCGACGTGGTGGTGGGTGCCGCGCTGGGCGCCGGCGCGGCGCTGGCGGTACGGGCGCTGCTCCCGGTCCAGCGCCGCCCGCGGCCGGGCACGCCGGCGCGGGCGCCCCGGCTGGCCGACGGGCGCGGTCTGCACGTGGTGGCGAACACCGCGTCGGGCCCGCCGCCGCTGCTGAGCACGCCGGCCGAGCGGATCGCCGCGGCCCTGCCGGAGGCGGCCGTCGCGGAGTGCACGGAGGACGACGACCTGGTCGAGCTGCTGGAGCGGGCGGCGAGGTCGGCGGCGCGGGAGGGCGGCGCGCTGGGGGTGTGCGGCGGCGACGGCACCGTACGGGAGGCGGCCGCGGTCGCGCTGCGGCACCGGCTGCCGCTCGCGGTCTTCCCCGGTGGCACCCGCAACCACTTCGCCGCGGACCTCGGGCTGCTGTCGGTCGAGCTGACCGCGGCGGCCGTGGCGGCGGGCCAGGCGTCGCGGGTGGACGTGGCCCGCACTACCGGGGCGGGCGGGGACACCGGCGGAGCGGCGCCGTTTCTGAACACCTTCAGCATCGGCGCCTACCCGGACCTGGTCCGGGTGCGGGAGCGCTGGTCGCGGCGGGTGGGGAGCTGGCCGGCGAGCGTACTGGCGGCGGTGCACGTGCTGCGCACCTGCGAGCCGGTCGACGTGGTGGTGAACGGGCGGCCGCGCTCGGTGTGGCTGCTCTTCGCGGGAAACTGCCGCTATTCCAGCTGGGGGCCGGCGCCGGTGCGGCGGCGTGACCTGGCCGACGGGCTGCTGGACGTGCGGATGGTGGACGGCGGGCCGTTCGCCAGGACCCGGATGCTGGGCGCCGCCCTGACCGGGGCGCTCACCTCGTCGCCGGTCTACACCACGGCGGCCGTACCGAGGCTGCGGGTGCGGGTGCCGGGCGCGGGGGTGCACCTCGCGTGCGACGGGGAGGTGGCGGCCGCTCCCGGCGAGATGCTGCTCGACAAGTCGCCGGGCGGCCTGGTCGTGTACCGGGCCTGA
- a CDS encoding aminotransferase class I/II-fold pyridoxal phosphate-dependent enzyme, giving the protein MPWAFEVRPDPGLPVPGYWGARMAGAGGGTESAGGGRELLEAADGYWSRRALPGGAAHVLAAPGAEQLLLAVLTASEGDPVLARPAAAWQHPVVRILGRRVHTVPTPAEGGGVPDPVALLETVRRARAQGADPRLLVLSAADDPSGTVSAPELLHETCEAAAEAGLLIVSDETYSDTLHHRETVLLSPAEMLPEHTVVLTDLGATLVPAGVPAALARFPDTVHGTSWRQRAADVLAALRAVLPAPVAAATAYVLGEPPEVAERSAAANRVHARTAAAAYRAITEAGASCRPPQAGFQLYPTAGPSGPHAARQAEERLGAVLGRHVPGGHRFGDDPEEPRVRIATGVLLGTTEAERQAALNAADPVAVPHVAAGLAALTAAFTALTGMGAVSGSADTGSRGTGV; this is encoded by the coding sequence ATGCCGTGGGCGTTCGAGGTGAGGCCCGACCCGGGGTTGCCGGTGCCCGGGTACTGGGGTGCGCGGATGGCGGGTGCGGGGGGCGGGACGGAGTCGGCCGGGGGCGGGCGGGAACTGCTGGAGGCGGCGGACGGGTACTGGTCGAGGAGGGCGCTGCCCGGGGGCGCGGCCCATGTGCTGGCCGCGCCGGGGGCCGAGCAGCTGCTGCTCGCGGTGTTGACGGCGAGCGAGGGGGACCCGGTGCTGGCCCGCCCGGCCGCGGCGTGGCAGCACCCGGTGGTGCGGATACTCGGCCGAAGGGTGCACACGGTGCCGACCCCCGCGGAGGGCGGCGGCGTACCCGATCCGGTCGCGCTGCTGGAGACGGTACGGCGGGCCCGGGCGCAGGGCGCTGACCCGCGGCTGCTGGTGCTGTCGGCCGCGGACGACCCGAGCGGCACCGTCTCCGCGCCCGAGCTGCTGCACGAGACGTGCGAGGCCGCGGCGGAGGCGGGCCTGCTGATCGTGTCCGACGAGACGTACTCCGACACGCTGCACCACCGCGAGACGGTCCTGCTCAGCCCGGCCGAGATGCTGCCCGAGCACACGGTGGTGCTCACCGACCTGGGCGCGACCCTGGTGCCCGCCGGGGTGCCGGCCGCGCTGGCCCGCTTCCCCGACACCGTGCACGGCACGTCGTGGCGGCAGCGCGCCGCCGATGTGCTGGCCGCCCTGCGCGCGGTGCTGCCCGCGCCCGTCGCCGCCGCGACCGCGTACGTGCTGGGCGAGCCGCCGGAGGTCGCCGAGCGCAGCGCCGCCGCGAACCGGGTGCACGCGCGGACTGCGGCGGCCGCGTACCGGGCGATCACCGAGGCCGGGGCGTCCTGCCGGCCACCGCAGGCGGGCTTCCAGCTCTACCCGACCGCCGGGCCGTCCGGACCTCACGCGGCGCGGCAGGCCGAGGAGCGGCTCGGTGCCGTGCTCGGCCGTCACGTGCCCGGGGGCCATCGCTTCGGCGACGACCCGGAGGAGCCGCGGGTGCGGATCGCCACCGGTGTGCTGCTGGGCACGACCGAGGCCGAGCGGCAGGCCGCGCTGAACGCCGCCGACCCGGTCGCGGTGCCGCACGTCGCGGCTGGGCTGGCCGCGCTGACCGCGGCGTTCACCGCGCTGACCGGCATGGGGGCGGTCAGCGGTTCGGCCGACACCGGATCGCGGGGGACAGGGGTCTGA
- a CDS encoding ArsR/SmtB family transcription factor: MNVERAGQDVGVDLAAVARLLADGTRADFCLALLDGRAWTASELARHAGVAPSTATSHLNLLVGGGLLVEERHGRHRYLRVADRRVIELIESLAALAPRPVARPRSLSASGRGQALARARLCYDHLAGALALAVTDAMVGRGLLEWGPEPGLTGAGSAWLAEVGVAVPSGSRRPLVRACLDWTERRPHLAGAVGAALCDHALTAGWVTRVGTSRALAVTATGRRAWQGHLGVSTDGL, encoded by the coding sequence ATGAACGTTGAGCGCGCAGGTCAGGACGTGGGGGTGGACCTGGCGGCCGTGGCCAGGCTACTGGCCGACGGGACCCGGGCCGACTTCTGCCTGGCCCTGCTCGACGGCCGGGCCTGGACCGCGAGCGAGCTCGCCCGCCATGCCGGGGTCGCGCCCTCGACCGCGACATCACATCTGAACCTGCTCGTCGGCGGCGGGCTCCTCGTCGAGGAGCGGCACGGGCGGCACCGCTACCTGCGGGTGGCCGACCGCCGGGTGATCGAGCTGATCGAGAGCCTCGCCGCTCTCGCGCCGCGGCCCGTCGCGCGGCCGCGGTCGCTGTCGGCGTCCGGCCGCGGGCAGGCGCTCGCCCGCGCCCGGCTGTGCTACGACCACCTGGCCGGGGCCCTCGCGCTGGCGGTCACGGACGCGATGGTGGGGCGCGGGCTGCTGGAGTGGGGGCCGGAGCCGGGGCTCACCGGCGCGGGCTCGGCCTGGCTGGCCGAGGTCGGGGTCGCCGTGCCGAGCGGCTCGCGCCGGCCGCTGGTGCGGGCGTGCCTGGACTGGACCGAGCGCCGGCCCCACCTGGCGGGCGCGGTGGGCGCCGCCCTGTGCGACCACGCGCTCACCGCCGGATGGGTCACGCGGGTCGGCACGTCCCGCGCACTCGCCGTGACCGCCACCGGCCGCCGGGCGTGGCAGGGGCACCTGGGCGTATCGACGGACGGCCTGTGA
- a CDS encoding SseB family protein yields MTDINPDGALPPAQRALHEISHGSENVIALSTLAVSEVLLPVPGAEERPQEPDPTAAEPPREIQLPVYEQEDGRQLVPVFTSETRMAEALPATRRYRLVQLAVLSGAWPSDELILSIDTGNEDALSISGEGVRALAGLVGGN; encoded by the coding sequence ATGACCGACATCAACCCCGACGGTGCCCTGCCCCCTGCCCAGCGTGCCCTCCACGAGATCTCCCACGGCAGCGAGAACGTGATCGCGCTGAGCACCCTCGCCGTGAGCGAGGTGCTGCTGCCGGTGCCCGGCGCCGAGGAGCGCCCGCAGGAGCCCGACCCGACCGCCGCCGAGCCGCCGCGCGAGATCCAGCTCCCGGTCTACGAGCAGGAGGACGGCCGCCAGCTCGTCCCCGTGTTCACCTCGGAGACGCGGATGGCCGAGGCGCTGCCCGCCACCCGCCGCTACCGGCTGGTCCAGCTCGCGGTGCTCAGCGGAGCCTGGCCGTCGGACGAACTGATCCTGTCCATCGACACCGGCAACGAGGACGCGCTGAGCATCTCCGGCGAGGGGGTGCGGGCACTGGCCGGACTGGTCGGCGGCAACTGA
- a CDS encoding GNAT family N-acetyltransferase, producing MPATDPTTAGAPPRPASRTELFVTDAPTPDDLAVVSAALDRFNVQTSGVDDRGPLAVLVRDPETDRVIGGLTGRTSLGLLFVDLFFLPPELRGGGLGARILRRAEDEARARGCRSAVLYTISFQAPDFYRKQGWQLLGEVPCDPPGTSRVFLTKDLAAPGGNGAGPGRHPGPPESVAPKSVGP from the coding sequence ATGCCCGCGACCGACCCGACCACCGCGGGCGCGCCGCCACGCCCCGCATCCCGGACGGAACTCTTCGTCACCGATGCGCCGACGCCCGACGACCTCGCCGTGGTCTCGGCCGCGCTGGACCGGTTCAACGTGCAGACGTCGGGGGTCGACGACCGCGGGCCGCTCGCCGTGCTCGTCCGCGACCCCGAGACGGACCGGGTGATCGGCGGGCTGACCGGGCGGACCTCGCTCGGGCTGCTCTTCGTCGACCTCTTCTTCCTGCCGCCCGAGCTGCGCGGCGGCGGCCTGGGCGCGCGGATACTCCGCCGGGCCGAGGACGAGGCCCGCGCCCGCGGCTGCCGCTCCGCCGTGCTCTACACGATCAGCTTCCAGGCCCCGGACTTCTACCGGAAGCAGGGGTGGCAACTGCTGGGGGAGGTCCCCTGCGACCCGCCGGGCACCAGCCGTGTCTTCCTGACCAAGGACCTCGCCGCGCCGGGCGGGAACGGGGCCGGGCCGGGCCGGCACCCCGGTCCGCCTGAATCCGTTGCCCCCAAATCCGTTGGCCCCTAG
- a CDS encoding MBL fold metallo-hydrolase: protein MVVEITWWGHATVTVQDSGVRVLTDPLFVRRLAHLRRRRGALPTPQAVRADVVLVSHLHADHLHVGSLARLAPGTTVLLPRGAQDAVPALRRVRDRLRLVEVAAGDVVEFGGLAVRAVPAAHDGRRLPYGPQRAAPLGYVLAGEARTYFAGDTGLFDGMAEAVGPCDIALLPVGGWGPFLGPGHLNAERAARALAELAPKAAVPVHYGTYWPIGMEAVRPHEFHTPGEEFERFAAELAPGVAVHRPAHGHSVRVTDVGRAGKGSGG from the coding sequence GTGGTGGTGGAGATCACGTGGTGGGGGCACGCCACGGTGACCGTGCAGGACTCGGGCGTACGGGTGCTCACCGACCCGCTGTTCGTACGGCGGTTGGCGCACCTGCGCAGGCGGCGCGGCGCGCTGCCCACCCCGCAGGCCGTCCGGGCGGACGTGGTGCTGGTCTCGCACCTGCACGCCGATCATCTGCACGTCGGTTCGCTGGCGCGGCTCGCGCCGGGCACCACCGTGCTGCTGCCGCGCGGCGCGCAGGACGCGGTACCGGCGCTGCGGCGGGTACGGGACCGGCTGCGGCTGGTCGAGGTCGCCGCGGGGGACGTGGTGGAGTTCGGCGGGCTGGCGGTGCGGGCGGTGCCGGCCGCGCACGACGGGCGGCGGCTGCCGTACGGGCCGCAGCGGGCCGCGCCGCTCGGGTATGTACTGGCGGGCGAGGCGCGGACGTACTTCGCCGGGGACACCGGGCTCTTCGACGGGATGGCCGAGGCGGTCGGGCCGTGCGACATCGCGCTGCTGCCGGTGGGGGGTTGGGGTCCCTTCCTGGGGCCAGGGCACCTCAACGCCGAGCGGGCGGCGCGGGCGCTGGCCGAACTGGCGCCCAAGGCGGCGGTGCCGGTGCACTACGGCACGTACTGGCCGATCGGGATGGAGGCGGTCCGGCCGCACGAGTTCCACACGCCAGGCGAGGAGTTCGAACGGTTCGCCGCCGAACTGGCCCCGGGCGTGGCGGTGCACCGTCCGGCGCACGGGCACAGCGTGCGGGTCACCGACGTGGGCCGGGCCGGAAAGGGGAGCGGCGGGTGA
- a CDS encoding ketopantoate reductase family protein, protein MRYIIIGAGAVGGAIGGRLFDSGHEVVLVARGAHLDALREHGLRLRLADRERQLRIPAVEGPAELTARDDDVLVLGVKTQDTPAVLDTWGAYGYGTGTGSRAGAGPAVVCAQNGVENERLALRRFADVYGMCVWLPASFLEPGVVSALCAPLTGMLHLGRYPSGSDPTVRAIAADLADAGFAAPVTEDVMAWKYAKLLGNLVNAADAVLGPDEDARRELAARARAEGVAALDAAGIPYIGAEQQARTRGDRVESSQAKHSSTWQSLARGTGSIESDYLNGEIVLLGRRFGVPTPVNEALRHAANRAARERRAPGELTAEERAELLGAGN, encoded by the coding sequence ATGCGATACATCATCATCGGCGCGGGCGCGGTGGGCGGCGCCATCGGCGGACGGCTCTTCGACAGCGGCCACGAGGTCGTGCTCGTGGCCCGCGGGGCGCATCTGGACGCACTGCGCGAGCACGGACTGCGGCTCCGACTGGCGGACCGCGAAAGGCAGTTGAGGATTCCGGCGGTCGAGGGGCCGGCGGAACTGACGGCGCGGGACGACGACGTGCTCGTGCTCGGCGTGAAGACCCAGGACACCCCCGCCGTCCTGGACACGTGGGGTGCGTACGGCTACGGCACCGGCACGGGCTCCCGCGCGGGCGCCGGGCCCGCGGTGGTGTGCGCGCAGAACGGCGTGGAGAACGAGCGCCTGGCGCTGCGCCGGTTCGCCGACGTGTACGGGATGTGCGTATGGCTGCCGGCGTCCTTCCTCGAACCGGGCGTGGTGAGCGCGCTGTGCGCGCCGCTGACCGGGATGCTCCACCTGGGCCGCTACCCGTCGGGGTCGGACCCGACCGTGCGGGCGATCGCCGCCGATCTGGCGGACGCGGGCTTCGCCGCACCGGTCACCGAGGATGTGATGGCCTGGAAGTACGCCAAGTTGCTGGGGAACCTGGTGAACGCCGCGGACGCGGTGCTCGGCCCCGACGAGGACGCGCGGCGCGAACTGGCCGCGCGGGCAAGGGCCGAGGGCGTGGCGGCGCTGGACGCGGCCGGTATCCCGTACATCGGCGCCGAGCAGCAGGCGCGGACACGCGGGGACCGGGTGGAGTCTTCGCAGGCGAAGCACAGTTCGACCTGGCAGAGCCTGGCGCGCGGCACCGGGTCGATCGAGTCGGACTACCTCAACGGCGAAATCGTGCTGCTCGGCCGCCGGTTCGGGGTGCCGACGCCGGTCAACGAGGCGCTGCGGCACGCCGCGAACCGCGCGGCCCGCGAGCGCCGCGCCCCCGGCGAACTGACGGCCGAGGAGCGCGCAGAACTGCTGGGCGCGGGCAACTGA
- a CDS encoding RNA ligase (ATP), whose protein sequence is MSTLRVTAERLTILDHPNADALELAQVGLYRAVVAKGAYRTGEFAVYIPEQSVLPEPLIAELGLTGRLAGSRKNRVRAVRLRGELSQGIVCRPRALDGVDLERAAADDADFGELLQIVKWVPPVPISMSGDVDAAPDLLPWIDIENLKRYPDIFAPGDQVTVTEKLHGTACCLTYHAGSGTVDVTSKGLGARQLALKESDGNLYWRAVHGYGLPAVAAALAERLGADRVGIFGEVYGKGVQDLDYGTNAGTGLPGFAAFDVCADIAGQLRWFDPADLIDGELPLVPRLFHGPFDLDRVIALAAGDETVSGRELHIREGVVIRTADGKYSPAVGGRAIAKVVGDAYLTRKGGTEYE, encoded by the coding sequence ATGTCCACGCTGCGCGTCACCGCCGAGCGGCTCACGATCCTCGACCACCCGAACGCGGACGCGCTGGAGTTGGCGCAGGTCGGGCTCTACCGCGCGGTGGTGGCCAAAGGGGCTTACCGCACCGGGGAGTTCGCGGTCTACATACCCGAGCAGTCCGTGCTGCCCGAGCCGCTGATCGCCGAACTCGGCCTCACCGGACGGCTGGCCGGGTCGAGGAAGAACCGGGTGCGGGCGGTACGGCTGCGCGGCGAGCTCTCCCAGGGCATCGTCTGCCGGCCTCGCGCGCTCGACGGTGTCGACCTGGAGCGGGCCGCCGCCGACGACGCGGACTTCGGCGAACTGCTTCAGATCGTCAAGTGGGTGCCCCCGGTGCCGATCTCGATGAGCGGTGACGTGGATGCCGCGCCCGACCTGCTGCCCTGGATCGACATCGAGAACCTCAAGCGCTACCCGGACATCTTCGCGCCCGGCGACCAGGTCACCGTCACCGAGAAGCTGCACGGCACCGCCTGCTGCCTCACCTACCACGCCGGTTCCGGCACCGTCGACGTCACGTCCAAGGGGCTGGGCGCCAGGCAGCTCGCGTTGAAGGAGTCCGACGGCAACCTCTACTGGCGCGCGGTGCACGGCTACGGCCTGCCCGCCGTGGCCGCCGCGCTCGCCGAGCGGCTGGGCGCGGACCGGGTCGGGATCTTCGGCGAGGTCTACGGCAAGGGCGTGCAGGACCTCGACTACGGCACGAACGCGGGCACCGGACTGCCCGGGTTCGCCGCGTTCGACGTGTGCGCGGACATCGCCGGGCAACTGCGCTGGTTCGACCCCGCCGACCTCATCGACGGCGAACTGCCGCTCGTACCAAGGCTGTTCCACGGCCCGTTCGACCTGGACCGGGTAATCGCCCTCGCCGCGGGCGACGAGACGGTCTCCGGCCGCGAGCTGCACATCCGCGAGGGCGTGGTGATCCGCACCGCCGACGGGAAGTACAGCCCCGCCGTCGGCGGCCGGGCCATCGCCAAGGTGGTCGGTGACGCGTACCTGACCCGCAAGGGAGGCACCGAGTACGAGTGA
- a CDS encoding DedA family protein translates to MGFLAAAAAHSATHPAASQGTQSAIGYPSLFFLVVLGSLVPVIPTGALVSGAAVVAFHQTEPVALAFVFAVASVAAFIGDVALYWLGLRGVRSRNGSRWLHRLQERSEQGTLERAERQLDRHGAAVLVLSRLVPAGRIPVMVACLLAEMPMRRFVRGDIPACLAWAAAYQLIGILGGSLFDKPWQGVALAVALTLVIAVGPAISGRVRKVRQARGERGAHGDGPEQPRTAP, encoded by the coding sequence ATCGGCTTCCTGGCCGCGGCGGCGGCGCACTCCGCCACGCACCCGGCGGCGTCGCAGGGCACCCAGTCGGCGATCGGCTACCCGTCGCTCTTCTTCCTGGTGGTGCTCGGCTCGCTGGTGCCGGTGATACCGACCGGCGCGCTGGTGTCCGGGGCGGCGGTGGTCGCGTTCCACCAGACCGAGCCGGTCGCGCTGGCCTTCGTCTTCGCGGTGGCGTCGGTGGCGGCGTTCATCGGCGACGTGGCGCTGTACTGGCTGGGGCTGCGCGGGGTGCGCTCGCGGAACGGCTCGCGCTGGCTGCACCGGCTCCAGGAGCGCTCGGAACAGGGCACGTTGGAGCGGGCGGAGCGGCAACTGGACCGGCACGGGGCGGCGGTGCTGGTGCTGTCCCGGCTGGTGCCGGCCGGCCGCATCCCGGTGATGGTGGCGTGCCTGCTGGCGGAGATGCCGATGCGGCGCTTCGTACGCGGCGACATTCCCGCGTGCCTGGCGTGGGCGGCGGCGTACCAGCTCATCGGGATACTCGGCGGGTCGCTCTTCGACAAGCCGTGGCAGGGGGTGGCGCTGGCGGTGGCGCTGACCCTCGTGATCGCGGTGGGGCCCGCGATCAGCGGGCGGGTACGGAAGGTGCGGCAGGCCCGCGGGGAACGCGGAGCGCACGGGGACGGGCCGGAGCAGCCGCGTACGGCGCCGTGA
- a CDS encoding MBL fold metallo-hydrolase has product MSDQRAHSLAAPGAPESAATADARPGGPRAAAGRGLDAPRTTDVPDPSTGPRRWPASFVDRLSDPLPMPGVRDIARLVRECAVRPPAHTLKDLPLLPVAPEPLPAAGPGTVSVTWAGHASWVVRIGGLTVLTDPVWSRRIPGTPRRVTPVGVPWRTLPPIDAVVISHNHYDHLDAPTIKRLPRATPCYVPAGLGEWFRRRGFTRVAELDWWEGTWLRGVRFDFVPAHHWSRRTLTDTCRTLWGGWVLTDSAGHRVYFAGDTGYGAYFAEIARVHPGIDLALLPIGAYTPRWMLRPVHTDPEEAVQAYLDLGAAAMAPMHWATFLLSGEPPLEPLIRLRAAWRAAGLPRDALWDLPIGASRVLVA; this is encoded by the coding sequence ATGAGCGACCAGCGCGCGCACTCCCTGGCCGCGCCCGGAGCCCCGGAATCCGCAGCCACGGCGGATGCCCGGCCCGGTGGTCCCCGCGCCGCCGCCGGCCGCGGGCTCGACGCGCCCCGCACCACCGACGTGCCCGATCCGTCGACCGGGCCCCGGCGCTGGCCGGCCAGCTTCGTGGACCGGCTCTCCGACCCGCTGCCGATGCCCGGGGTGCGCGACATCGCCCGGCTGGTCCGCGAGTGCGCGGTACGCCCGCCCGCGCACACCCTCAAGGACCTGCCGCTGCTGCCGGTCGCGCCCGAGCCGCTGCCCGCCGCCGGGCCCGGCACGGTGAGTGTGACCTGGGCCGGACACGCGAGCTGGGTGGTCAGGATCGGCGGGCTGACGGTGCTCACCGACCCGGTCTGGTCCCGCCGCATCCCCGGCACGCCCCGCCGGGTCACCCCGGTCGGCGTGCCCTGGCGGACCCTCCCGCCGATCGACGCGGTGGTCATCAGCCACAACCACTACGACCACCTCGACGCGCCCACGATCAAACGGCTGCCGCGCGCCACGCCCTGCTACGTGCCGGCCGGGCTCGGCGAGTGGTTCCGGCGCCGCGGCTTCACCCGGGTGGCCGAACTGGACTGGTGGGAGGGCACGTGGCTGCGCGGGGTGCGGTTCGACTTCGTGCCCGCGCACCACTGGAGCCGCCGCACCCTCACCGACACCTGCCGGACGCTGTGGGGCGGGTGGGTGCTCACCGACAGCGCCGGGCACCGCGTCTACTTCGCCGGGGACACCGGCTACGGCGCCTACTTCGCCGAGATCGCCCGGGTACACCCCGGCATCGACCTCGCGCTGCTGCCCATCGGCGCGTACACGCCGCGCTGGATGCTGCGGCCGGTGCACACCGACCCCGAGGAGGCGGTGCAGGCGTATCTCGACCTCGGCGCGGCCGCGATGGCGCCGATGCACTGGGCGACGTTCCTGCTCTCCGGCGAGCCGCCGCTGGAACCGCTCATCCGGCTGCGCGCGGCGTGGAGGGCCGCGGGGCTGCCGCGCGACGCGCTGTGGGACCTGCCGATCGGCGCGTCACGGGTGCTGGTGGCGTGA